The following coding sequences are from one Streptomyces sp. NBC_00536 window:
- a CDS encoding glutamate ABC transporter substrate-binding protein, which yields MKVSQAGAVAATIALALTTSGCGANDDAKHTIPIGIKFDQPGLGYRAADGTFSGFDVDVARYVAKELGYKPSEIEFKQVYSADRELLIQFNEVKFVAASYSINDKRKTKVDFAGPYFLAHQDLLLRASQTDITKPEDLNSKRLCSVTGSTSAENIKKSLAPKADLLELPGYSECLIALQDSQLDALTTDNTILAGYAAQEGNQGKFKLAGLNLSKENYGIGLKKGDKALQKKINDALRKMVQDGSWAKFVKSNFGAANYKNEPAPAITEGG from the coding sequence ATGAAGGTTTCCCAGGCCGGTGCGGTCGCCGCAACGATCGCTCTAGCCCTGACCACCTCCGGGTGCGGCGCGAACGATGACGCCAAGCACACGATCCCGATCGGGATCAAGTTCGACCAGCCCGGCCTCGGGTACCGGGCGGCGGACGGCACGTTCTCCGGGTTCGACGTGGACGTCGCCCGCTACGTGGCCAAGGAGCTGGGCTACAAGCCCAGCGAGATCGAGTTCAAGCAGGTCTACAGCGCCGACCGGGAACTGCTCATCCAGTTCAACGAGGTCAAGTTCGTCGCCGCGAGCTACTCGATCAACGACAAGCGCAAGACCAAGGTCGACTTCGCCGGACCGTACTTCCTGGCCCACCAGGACCTGCTGCTCCGCGCCTCCCAGACCGACATCACCAAGCCCGAGGACCTCAACAGCAAGCGGCTGTGCTCGGTGACCGGCTCGACCTCGGCCGAGAACATCAAGAAGAGCCTCGCCCCCAAGGCGGACCTGCTGGAGCTCCCGGGCTACTCGGAGTGCCTCATCGCCCTCCAGGACAGCCAGCTCGACGCGCTGACCACGGACAACACGATCCTCGCCGGGTACGCCGCCCAGGAGGGCAACCAGGGCAAGTTCAAGCTCGCCGGGCTGAACCTGAGCAAGGAGAACTACGGCATCGGGCTCAAGAAGGGCGACAAGGCCCTTCAGAAGAAGATCAACGACGCCCTGCGCAAGATGGTCCAGGACGGTTCCTGGGCGAAGTTCGTCAAGAGCAACTTCGGCGCGGCGAACTACAAGAACGAGCCGGCCCCGGCGATCACCGAGGGTGGCTGA
- a CDS encoding TerD family protein: protein MSGVRKSLARVEVALKWDPSAPGSPANDLDIIAAVYAEGDVRGTPEYVVYFDHRAPDGTITLNRDSRTGQGFGFDEVMTLELDRMSERLRRVVVGVVVQSDDGTRTFGDIGGMALRIREGYTDLVAEGPVAGVAGVAAATVAVFTRDAAGAWSLDPAVHGVDAGPEEYLRIMGDTPAAGPS, encoded by the coding sequence GTGAGCGGAGTACGCAAGAGCCTGGCCCGGGTGGAGGTGGCGCTGAAATGGGATCCCAGCGCGCCCGGTTCGCCCGCCAATGACCTCGACATCATCGCGGCGGTGTACGCGGAGGGTGATGTGCGGGGAACGCCCGAATATGTCGTGTACTTCGACCATCGGGCTCCCGACGGCACCATCACCCTGAACCGGGACAGCCGCACCGGTCAGGGGTTCGGCTTCGACGAGGTGATGACCCTCGAACTCGACCGGATGTCGGAGCGGCTGCGGCGGGTGGTCGTGGGCGTGGTCGTCCAGAGCGACGACGGCACGCGGACCTTCGGTGACATCGGCGGCATGGCCCTGCGGATCCGCGAGGGGTACACCGACCTCGTGGCCGAGGGTCCGGTCGCGGGCGTGGCGGGCGTCGCGGCGGCCACGGTCGCGGTGTTCACGCGGGACGCCGCGGGCGCGTGGTCCCTGGACCCGGCCGTGCACGGTGTGGACGCCGGACCGGAGGAATACCTCCGGATCATGGGCGACACCCCCGCCGCCGGCCCCTCCTGA
- a CDS encoding TetR/AcrR family transcriptional regulator — translation MTTSASPSPAAAARRSKITPEREQEFYDAVLEQLREHGYEALTMEGVAARANCGKSTLYRQWKTKPQLVAAALRSARSGRTLAAVDTGTLAGDLRAAARIAAGTSGRDTRLTQALGHAVMNDEELQGALREALVEPELAAFDAMVARGVARGEIAAGHPAVEFLPAQLMGVLRIRPVLEGRYADADYLVRFVDAALLPALGLAPGPAPGP, via the coding sequence ATGACGACATCGGCATCGCCGTCGCCGGCCGCCGCCGCGCGCCGCTCCAAGATCACCCCGGAGCGGGAGCAGGAGTTCTACGACGCGGTCCTCGAACAGCTCCGCGAACACGGCTACGAGGCCCTGACCATGGAGGGCGTCGCGGCCCGCGCCAACTGCGGGAAGTCCACGCTCTACCGGCAGTGGAAGACCAAGCCCCAGCTGGTCGCCGCGGCCCTGCGCTCGGCCCGGAGCGGCCGCACCCTCGCCGCCGTCGACACCGGCACCCTCGCCGGAGACCTCCGCGCGGCCGCCCGGATCGCGGCCGGCACCTCGGGCCGCGACACCCGCCTCACCCAGGCCCTCGGTCACGCCGTCATGAACGACGAGGAACTCCAGGGGGCCCTGCGCGAGGCGCTGGTCGAACCCGAACTGGCCGCCTTCGACGCGATGGTCGCGCGGGGCGTCGCGCGGGGCGAGATCGCCGCGGGCCACCCCGCCGTGGAATTCCTCCCGGCGCAGCTGATGGGCGTCCTGCGGATCCGGCCCGTTCTGGAGGGCCGCTACGCCGACGCCGACTACCTGGTCCGCTTCGTCGACGCCGCGCTGCTGCCCGCACTGGGCCTGGCTCCGGGCCCGGCTCCGGGCCCCTGA
- a CDS encoding phosphatase PAP2 family protein: protein MTQRTTAVGRPRAIPELLLVAVLFAVYKGGRMLTAGHTDDAFRNAGRVWDAERALHLPGEGLVQDLLLHSDTVVHLANTYYAAVHFPATAAFLIWLYLRRPGHYLWARRVLAALTAVGLVVHLGFPLAPPRLLGAAHLVDTGQVYGPTVYGAAPAADTMANQFAAMPSLHFGWALMLAIGMIAATRGRLRYLWLLHPLLTLTVIVGTANHYWLDAAVATALLGVALLVVPRPVADRTPQDGSAGPGGGAVRVGEDDGLRAAGERELAHAVVTPGRSG, encoded by the coding sequence ATGACCCAGCGCACCACGGCCGTCGGGCGGCCCCGGGCGATACCCGAGCTGCTGCTCGTCGCGGTCCTCTTCGCCGTGTACAAGGGCGGCCGGATGCTGACGGCGGGCCACACCGACGACGCCTTCCGCAACGCGGGCCGCGTCTGGGACGCCGAGCGCGCCCTGCACCTGCCGGGCGAGGGCCTGGTCCAGGACCTGCTCCTGCACAGCGACACCGTCGTCCACCTCGCGAACACCTACTACGCGGCCGTGCACTTCCCGGCCACCGCGGCCTTCCTGATCTGGCTGTACCTGCGCCGCCCCGGCCACTACCTGTGGGCCCGCCGGGTCCTCGCGGCGCTCACCGCCGTCGGGCTGGTCGTGCACCTCGGCTTCCCGCTGGCCCCGCCGCGGCTGCTCGGGGCCGCGCACCTGGTCGACACCGGGCAGGTCTACGGGCCCACGGTCTACGGCGCGGCGCCCGCGGCGGACACCATGGCCAACCAGTTCGCGGCGATGCCCTCGCTCCACTTCGGCTGGGCGCTCATGCTGGCGATCGGCATGATCGCGGCCACCCGCGGGCGCCTGCGGTACCTGTGGCTGCTGCACCCGCTGCTGACCCTGACCGTGATAGTCGGCACGGCCAACCACTACTGGCTCGACGCCGCCGTCGCGACCGCGCTGCTCGGCGTCGCCCTGCTGGTGGTCCCCCGGCCCGTGGCGGACCGTACGCCGCAGGACGGATCAGCCGGTCCGGGCGGCGGGGCCGTGCGCGTGGGCGAGGACGACGGCCTGCGGGCGGCCGGAGAGCGCGAGCTCGCTCATGCGGTGGTGACACCGGGACGGTCGGGCTGA
- a CDS encoding RNA polymerase sigma factor, with the protein MDLTDPVDPGPADTAGGDGMADARVVALFLGGDEDGMTAVYLRWRPLVHTFARRRLGDDREAEDVTQQVFLAAWRGRRGYRPGSGDLGGWLVGITRHKVADALAARARRARAVAAAGAQYDVTWPPGATAEPECALDRVLVLGELARLPSAQQRILRLAYYGDLTQTQIAACTGMPLGTVKSHMRRALYRLRYSLRAQAQPQGQPLSATR; encoded by the coding sequence ATGGACCTCACGGACCCTGTGGACCCCGGCCCGGCAGACACCGCCGGCGGTGACGGAATGGCCGACGCACGCGTCGTGGCGCTCTTCCTGGGCGGCGACGAGGACGGCATGACGGCCGTCTACCTCCGCTGGCGGCCCCTCGTGCACACCTTCGCCCGCCGCCGGCTGGGCGACGACCGGGAGGCCGAGGACGTCACCCAGCAGGTGTTCCTCGCCGCCTGGCGGGGCCGCCGCGGCTACCGGCCCGGCAGCGGTGACCTGGGCGGCTGGCTGGTCGGCATCACCCGTCACAAGGTGGCGGACGCGCTGGCCGCGCGCGCCCGGCGGGCCCGCGCGGTGGCCGCCGCCGGAGCGCAGTACGACGTCACGTGGCCGCCCGGGGCCACGGCGGAACCGGAGTGCGCCCTGGACCGGGTGCTCGTCCTCGGCGAGCTGGCCCGGCTGCCGTCGGCGCAGCAGCGGATCCTGCGGCTGGCGTACTACGGGGACCTGACCCAGACCCAGATCGCGGCGTGCACGGGGATGCCGCTGGGGACCGTCAAGAGCCACATGCGGCGCGCCCTGTACCGCCTGCGGTACTCCCTGCGGGCGCAGGCCCAGCCGCAGGGCCAGCCGCTGTCAGCGACTCGATGA
- a CDS encoding cryptochrome/photolyase family protein, producing MNVAVVLYTSDLRLHDHPPMRAALSSSTEVVPLFVRDRGVEAAGFAAPNRLAFLADCLAALDTGLRERGGRLVVRSGDTVAQVCAVVREADADEVHMAAGVSAYAHGREERLRAALEREGRRLHVHDAVVTVLAPGAVAPAGSDHFAVFTPYFRRWSEQPPRTPAVAPRAVRVPAAVGSEPLPDRGAVRGLSPGLARGGEPEARARLTGWLRDGVARYEDTHDDLAGDATSRLSPHLHFGTLSPAECVHRARAAGGPGAAAFVRQLCWRDFHHQVLAARPATAHEDYRARHDLWRTDAAAAEETEAWKAGRTGYPLVDAAMRQLRHEGWMHNRGRLLAASFLTKTLYVDWRTGARHFLDLLVDGDLANNQLNWQWAAGTGTDTRPNRVLNPVRQARRYDPHGHYVHRWVPELAGLPAPDVFEPWRLSGLERARYDYPDPVVDLADALGRFKRARDAS from the coding sequence ATGAACGTCGCGGTCGTCCTCTACACCTCGGACCTGCGCCTGCACGACCATCCGCCGATGCGGGCCGCGCTCTCCTCCTCCACCGAGGTGGTGCCGCTGTTCGTCCGCGACCGGGGCGTCGAAGCGGCCGGCTTCGCCGCCCCCAACCGGCTGGCCTTCCTCGCCGACTGCCTGGCCGCCCTCGACACCGGGCTGCGCGAGCGCGGCGGCCGCCTCGTCGTCCGCTCCGGGGACACCGTCGCGCAGGTGTGCGCGGTGGTCCGGGAGGCCGACGCCGACGAGGTACACATGGCGGCCGGGGTCAGTGCCTACGCCCACGGACGCGAGGAGCGGCTGCGCGCCGCGCTGGAGCGGGAGGGGCGGCGGCTCCACGTGCACGACGCGGTGGTGACGGTCCTCGCCCCCGGCGCCGTGGCCCCGGCGGGATCGGACCACTTCGCGGTCTTCACCCCGTACTTCCGCCGCTGGTCCGAGCAGCCCCCGCGGACCCCGGCGGTCGCCCCACGCGCGGTCCGGGTGCCCGCGGCCGTCGGCTCGGAGCCGCTGCCCGACCGGGGCGCCGTACGGGGACTCTCGCCGGGCCTCGCGCGCGGCGGCGAGCCCGAGGCCCGGGCCCGGCTCACCGGCTGGCTGCGCGACGGCGTCGCGCGCTACGAGGACACCCACGACGACCTGGCCGGGGACGCCACCTCCCGGCTCTCCCCCCACCTGCACTTCGGCACCCTCTCGCCCGCCGAATGCGTCCACCGGGCGCGGGCGGCGGGCGGTCCCGGCGCGGCGGCCTTCGTCCGGCAGCTGTGCTGGCGGGACTTCCACCACCAGGTGCTCGCCGCCCGCCCCGCCACGGCGCACGAGGACTACCGGGCCCGCCACGATCTCTGGCGCACCGACGCGGCGGCCGCCGAGGAGACCGAGGCGTGGAAGGCGGGCCGCACCGGCTATCCGCTGGTCGACGCGGCGATGCGCCAGCTGCGGCACGAGGGCTGGATGCACAACCGGGGACGGCTGCTCGCCGCGAGCTTCCTCACCAAGACCCTCTACGTCGACTGGCGGACCGGCGCCCGGCACTTCCTGGACCTTCTCGTCGACGGGGACCTCGCGAACAACCAGCTCAACTGGCAATGGGCGGCCGGGACCGGCACCGACACCCGGCCCAACCGGGTCCTCAACCCGGTCCGGCAGGCCCGGCGGTACGACCCGCACGGCCACTACGTCCACCGGTGGGTGCCGGAGCTGGCCGGCTTGCCCGCGCCGGACGTCTTCGAGCCCTGGCGGCTGTCCGGGCTGGAGCGGGCCCGGTACGACTATCCGGATCCGGTGGTGGACCTCGCCGACGCGCTGGGCCGGTTCAAGCGGGCCCGCGACGCATCGTGA
- a CDS encoding SDR family oxidoreductase — MDDHATTTGGAAAAPTTGGLTCLVTGATGYIGGRLVPELLDAGHRVRCLARSPERLRDHPWADRAEVMRGDVTDPDAVAAALRGTDVAYYLVHALGTGAGFEERDRSAARIFAGRARAAGVRRIVYLGGLTPAGVPPQDLSPHLRSRAEVGEILLGSGVPTAVLRAAVIIGSGSASFEMLRYLTERLPVMVTPSWVGTRIQPIAVRDVLRYLVGAATLPAGVSRAFDIGGPDVVTYEQMMRRYAAVAALPHRLILRVPMLTPRLSSHWIGLVTPVPRALARPLAESLRHEVVCHEHDIARYVPDPPGAPIGFDRALELALRRVREADVSTRWSSASLPGAPSDPLPTDPDWAGGSLYTDSRERAVDASPQALWRVVEGIGGANGWYSFPLAWAVRGWLDRLVGGAGIRRGRRDAALLRVGDSLDFWRVEEIEPGRLLRLRAEMRLPGLAWLEMYVEPGTGGARGSGARYRQRALFHPHGLLGHLYWWSVSPFHAVVFGGMARNIARAAAALPAAPDPARDATP; from the coding sequence ATGGACGACCACGCGACCACGACCGGCGGCGCGGCGGCCGCACCCACCACCGGCGGGCTGACCTGCCTGGTCACCGGCGCCACCGGATACATCGGCGGCCGCCTGGTGCCCGAACTCCTCGACGCGGGCCACCGGGTCCGCTGCCTGGCCCGCTCGCCCGAGCGACTGCGCGACCACCCCTGGGCCGACCGGGCCGAGGTGATGCGCGGGGACGTCACCGACCCGGACGCGGTGGCGGCCGCCCTGCGCGGAACCGACGTCGCCTACTACCTCGTGCACGCGCTCGGCACCGGCGCGGGATTCGAGGAACGCGACCGGTCCGCCGCCCGGATCTTCGCCGGACGGGCCCGCGCGGCCGGGGTCCGCCGGATCGTCTACCTCGGCGGCCTGACCCCGGCCGGGGTCCCGCCACAGGACCTCTCCCCGCACCTGCGCTCGCGGGCCGAGGTCGGCGAGATCCTCCTCGGTTCGGGCGTGCCCACCGCCGTACTGCGCGCCGCGGTCATCATCGGTTCCGGTTCCGCGTCCTTCGAGATGCTGCGCTACCTCACCGAACGGCTCCCGGTCATGGTCACCCCGAGCTGGGTCGGCACCCGCATCCAGCCGATCGCCGTCCGCGACGTGCTGCGCTACCTCGTCGGCGCCGCCACCCTGCCCGCCGGGGTCAGCCGCGCCTTCGACATCGGCGGGCCGGACGTGGTCACCTACGAGCAGATGATGCGCCGCTACGCCGCCGTCGCCGCCCTGCCGCACCGGCTGATCCTGCGCGTCCCGATGCTCACCCCGCGCCTGTCCAGCCACTGGATCGGCCTGGTCACGCCCGTACCACGGGCGCTGGCCCGGCCGCTGGCCGAGTCCCTGCGCCACGAGGTGGTCTGCCACGAGCACGACATCGCGCGGTACGTGCCCGATCCCCCGGGCGCCCCGATCGGCTTCGACCGGGCCCTGGAACTGGCCCTGCGGCGAGTGCGCGAGGCGGACGTCAGCACCCGCTGGTCCTCGGCCTCGCTGCCCGGCGCCCCCAGTGACCCGCTGCCCACCGACCCCGACTGGGCGGGCGGCAGCCTCTACACCGACTCCCGGGAGCGGGCGGTGGACGCCTCGCCGCAGGCGCTCTGGCGGGTGGTGGAGGGGATCGGCGGGGCGAACGGCTGGTACTCCTTCCCGCTCGCCTGGGCGGTACGGGGCTGGCTCGACCGGCTCGTCGGCGGAGCCGGGATCCGGCGCGGCCGGCGCGACGCGGCCCTGCTGCGGGTGGGGGACTCCCTCGACTTCTGGCGCGTGGAGGAGATCGAACCGGGGCGGCTGCTCCGGCTGCGAGCCGAGATGCGGCTGCCGGGGCTCGCCTGGCTGGAGATGTACGTCGAGCCGGGCACCGGCGGGGCCCGCGGGTCCGGAGCCCGGTACCGCCAGCGCGCCCTGTTCCATCCGCACGGGCTGCTCGGACACCTCTACTGGTGGAGCGTGTCCCCCTTCCACGCGGTGGTCTTCGGCGGCATGGCCCGCAACATCGCCCGCGCGGCCGCCGCCCTGCCGGCAGCCCCGGACCCCGCGCGGGATGCCACTCCCTGA
- a CDS encoding Lrp/AsnC family transcriptional regulator, whose product MAVDELDTRILRLLIEEPRTSLREYARRLGVARGTLQARLDRLERTGVITGTGPVLSPAALGHPVLAFVHIEVTQGHLDEVGEALAAVPEIIEAFSITGGGDLLTRVAARDNAHLEDVIQGLIRLPGVVRTRTEVALRERVPHRLLPLVEAVGRSARKP is encoded by the coding sequence ATGGCCGTGGACGAGCTGGACACCCGGATCCTGCGGCTGCTGATCGAGGAGCCGCGCACCAGCCTGCGCGAGTACGCGCGCCGCCTCGGCGTGGCGCGCGGCACCCTGCAGGCGCGCCTCGACCGGCTGGAGCGGACCGGGGTGATCACCGGCACGGGTCCCGTGCTCTCCCCCGCGGCGCTCGGGCACCCGGTGCTGGCGTTCGTGCACATCGAGGTCACGCAGGGGCACCTGGACGAGGTGGGCGAGGCGCTGGCCGCCGTGCCGGAGATCATCGAGGCCTTCTCCATCACCGGTGGCGGGGACCTGCTGACCCGGGTGGCGGCCCGGGACAACGCGCACCTGGAGGACGTGATCCAGGGCCTGATCCGGCTGCCGGGCGTGGTGCGCACCCGTACCGAGGTGGCACTGCGCGAGCGGGTGCCGCACCGGCTGCTGCCGCTGGTCGAGGCCGTGGGCCGGTCCGCGCGCAAACCCTGA
- a CDS encoding HAD family hydrolase — protein MISVIFDLDGTLVDSEPNYYESGRLTLERHGVPDFTWDEHARFIGIGTLETLEILRERYALRAPVEQLLAEQNAAYLELARARTEAFPQMRTFVERLHGEGIPMAVASGSSREAIDAVLAGTGLDTLLTTVVSAEEVPHGKPAPDVFLEAARQLGAPPADCVVMEDAAPGARAAHAAGMACVAIPYVAETAGDPAFATAALLFPSGQAEFSADAAHDWLSARRAA, from the coding sequence ATGATTTCCGTCATATTCGATCTCGACGGCACCCTCGTGGACAGCGAGCCGAACTACTACGAGTCCGGCCGCCTCACCCTGGAGCGGCACGGCGTCCCCGATTTCACCTGGGACGAGCACGCGCGTTTCATCGGCATCGGCACCCTGGAGACGCTGGAGATCCTGCGCGAGCGGTACGCCCTGCGGGCCCCGGTGGAGCAGCTGCTCGCCGAGCAGAACGCGGCCTACCTGGAGCTGGCCCGCGCCCGGACCGAGGCCTTCCCCCAGATGCGGACGTTCGTGGAACGGCTGCACGGCGAGGGCATTCCGATGGCGGTGGCCTCCGGCTCCTCGCGCGAGGCGATCGACGCCGTCCTCGCCGGGACCGGGCTCGACACCTTGCTCACCACCGTCGTCTCCGCCGAAGAGGTACCGCACGGCAAGCCCGCGCCGGACGTCTTCCTGGAGGCGGCGCGGCAGCTCGGCGCACCGCCGGCCGACTGTGTGGTGATGGAGGACGCCGCCCCGGGCGCGCGGGCCGCGCACGCTGCCGGGATGGCCTGTGTGGCGATCCCGTACGTGGCGGAGACGGCCGGTGACCCGGCCTTCGCGACGGCGGCGCTGCTGTTCCCGTCCGGGCAGGCGGAATTCTCGGCGGACGCGGCGCACGACTGGCTCAGCGCCCGCCGCGCGGCCTGA
- a CDS encoding cytochrome P450, with amino-acid sequence MTATLPPVGAERGPRRWPLLGNLPAFARDPLAFFESLRDDYGDWAPWTLGPQRNVLVSRPEHAGELLGAVEGSFKPSELGWAFRQLLGNGVVVATGEDWRRKRALVQPAVRPRQVRTYAATMVECADALARGWREGERIDVHREMAGLTQRIAVRTLFGGDAAGREAPISAAMATAQRELGAEFRGLTLFLPPWVRTPGRRRMRAAVAVLDREIAHVIREHEAASAAGEERDDLLSRLLAARDENGGPLSREELRDESITLYIGGHETTSTTLTWAWQLLSEAPEARARLSEELDRVLGGRLPTHDDYPRLVWTQQIVKEALRIYPPIWLISAVATRGATIGGREVPAGTLVWASPWSVHRDPRWFPEPTAFRPERWDAGAVPAVAEHAWFPFGGGPRACLGARFALVEAALVLAVLGQRFHLDTGGERAKVFPGLTLQPTGPVPGVLRAAGS; translated from the coding sequence GTGACCGCCACCCTGCCGCCCGTGGGAGCCGAGCGCGGACCGCGCCGGTGGCCCCTGCTCGGGAACCTTCCCGCCTTCGCACGCGATCCGCTGGCCTTCTTCGAGTCCCTGCGGGACGACTACGGCGACTGGGCGCCCTGGACGCTGGGGCCGCAGCGCAATGTGCTGGTCTCCCGCCCCGAGCACGCCGGTGAGCTGCTCGGTGCCGTTGAGGGCAGCTTCAAGCCCTCCGAACTGGGCTGGGCGTTCCGCCAGTTGCTGGGCAACGGCGTGGTGGTGGCCACCGGCGAGGACTGGCGGCGCAAGCGCGCGCTGGTGCAGCCCGCCGTCCGGCCGCGCCAGGTCCGTACGTACGCCGCCACGATGGTGGAGTGCGCGGACGCGCTGGCCCGCGGCTGGCGGGAGGGCGAGCGGATCGACGTGCACCGGGAGATGGCCGGGCTGACCCAGCGGATCGCGGTGCGGACCCTGTTCGGCGGCGACGCCGCGGGGCGCGAGGCGCCCATCAGTGCGGCGATGGCCACGGCCCAGCGGGAACTGGGGGCGGAATTCCGTGGATTGACCCTGTTCCTGCCACCCTGGGTACGGACGCCCGGGCGACGCCGGATGCGGGCGGCCGTGGCGGTCCTCGACCGGGAGATCGCGCACGTCATACGGGAGCACGAGGCGGCCTCGGCGGCGGGCGAGGAGCGGGACGACCTGCTCAGCCGGCTGCTCGCGGCCCGTGACGAGAACGGCGGGCCGCTCTCGCGCGAGGAGCTGCGGGACGAGTCGATCACGCTGTACATCGGCGGGCACGAGACCACCTCGACCACCTTGACCTGGGCGTGGCAGCTGCTGTCGGAGGCGCCGGAGGCGCGCGCCCGGCTGTCGGAGGAGCTGGACCGGGTGCTCGGCGGGCGGCTGCCGACCCACGACGACTATCCGCGGCTGGTGTGGACGCAGCAGATCGTGAAGGAGGCGCTGCGGATCTACCCGCCGATCTGGCTGATCTCCGCGGTGGCGACGCGGGGCGCGACGATCGGCGGGCGCGAGGTGCCCGCCGGAACGCTGGTGTGGGCGAGCCCGTGGTCCGTGCACCGTGACCCGCGGTGGTTCCCCGAACCGACGGCCTTCCGCCCGGAGCGGTGGGACGCGGGGGCGGTGCCCGCGGTGGCGGAACACGCCTGGTTCCCCTTCGGCGGTGGCCCGCGGGCTTGTCTGGGCGCCCGGTTCGCGCTGGTCGAGGCGGCGCTGGTGCTGGCGGTGCTGGGGCAGCGGTTCCATCTGGACACCGGGGGCGAGCGGGCGAAGGTGTTCCCCGGGCTCACCCTCCAGCCGACCGGGCCGGTCCCGGGGGTGCTGCGCGCGGCCGGAAGCTGA
- a CDS encoding FAD-dependent oxidoreductase, translating to MNDSLNAVDAAVNVDVVVIGAGQAGLSSAYHLGRAGLDHVVLDHAPRPGGAWQFRWPSLTYGKVHGMYALPGMELTGADPRRPSSEVVGEYFATYEERFALRVRRPVDVTAVREGAAGRLLVESPSGNWSARALINATGTWDRPFWPRYPGQETFRGRQLHTADYPGPREFAGARVIVVGGGASGVQHLLEIAEVAAGTTWVTRRPPVFRDGSFGEAEGRAAVALVEQRVRRGLPPQSVVSVTGLPLNEAVRAGLASGVLDRLPVFDRITPSGVAWDDGRRVDADVILWATGFRPAIDHLAPLRLREPGGGIRLEGTRAARDPRVHLVGYGPSASTIGANRAGAAATRELRRLLRPAPVAVG from the coding sequence GTGAACGATTCGCTGAATGCCGTGGACGCGGCCGTGAACGTGGACGTGGTGGTCATCGGTGCCGGGCAGGCGGGCCTGTCCAGCGCCTACCACCTGGGGCGGGCGGGACTGGACCACGTGGTCCTGGACCACGCGCCCCGGCCCGGCGGCGCCTGGCAGTTCCGCTGGCCCTCGCTGACCTACGGGAAAGTGCACGGCATGTACGCGCTGCCGGGGATGGAACTGACCGGCGCCGACCCGCGGCGCCCGTCCTCCGAGGTGGTCGGGGAGTACTTCGCCACCTACGAGGAGCGTTTCGCGCTGCGCGTACGGCGCCCCGTGGACGTGACGGCGGTGCGCGAGGGGGCCGCCGGGCGGCTGCTGGTGGAGTCCCCGTCCGGAAACTGGTCGGCGCGGGCCCTGATCAACGCCACCGGGACCTGGGACCGGCCGTTCTGGCCGCGCTACCCCGGCCAGGAGACCTTCCGGGGGCGCCAGTTGCACACGGCGGACTACCCGGGGCCGCGGGAGTTCGCCGGAGCCCGGGTGATCGTCGTCGGCGGCGGCGCCTCCGGGGTGCAGCACCTGCTGGAGATCGCCGAGGTCGCCGCCGGGACCACCTGGGTGACCCGGCGGCCCCCGGTGTTCCGCGACGGCTCCTTCGGCGAGGCCGAGGGGCGGGCCGCGGTGGCGCTGGTGGAGCAGCGGGTCCGCCGGGGGCTGCCCCCGCAGAGCGTGGTCAGCGTGACCGGCCTGCCGCTGAACGAGGCCGTGCGGGCCGGGCTGGCCTCCGGGGTCCTGGACCGCCTGCCCGTGTTCGACCGGATCACCCCCTCGGGCGTGGCCTGGGACGACGGCCGGCGCGTGGACGCCGATGTGATCCTGTGGGCCACCGGCTTCCGGCCCGCGATCGACCACCTGGCCCCGCTGCGGCTGCGCGAACCGGGCGGCGGGATCCGCCTGGAGGGCACCAGGGCGGCCCGGGACCCGCGCGTCCACCTCGTCGGCTACGGCCCCTCCGCCAGCACCATAGGCGCCAACCGCGCGGGCGCCGCCGCCACCCGCGAACTGCGCCGCCTGCTCCGGCCGGCCCCGGTCGCCGTCGGGTAG